A window of Rhinolophus ferrumequinum isolate MPI-CBG mRhiFer1 chromosome X, mRhiFer1_v1.p, whole genome shotgun sequence contains these coding sequences:
- the CITED1 gene encoding cbp/p300-interacting transactivator 1 isoform X1: MQGSGERPCPGTGPPPALEVQALAGGSGLGVPMARARQPHLGSRGWFPALLDPRGRSDSVPQPALRFHTIRGDCTSSSAFKGPHTPAAAIKCSQRHSCRRGTAELPRGDLLRPAARPQPASEGSFLARRKKAEEGTALALGQAASRSTTAQLAASPPTNLSNFCQVSEMPTTSRPALDVKGDTSPVKEDASKDMSSLAYSSLGLKDRKAVAILHYPGAAANGTKASEAAPGASGSASPMGSPTTTPPTKPPPFNVHPAPHLLASMQLQKLNSQYHGMAATTQAQPGEAGPLQNWGLGAQAGGAGSPSPSAGAQSPAIIDSDPVDEEVLMSLVVELGLDRANELPELWLGQNEFDFTADFPSGC, encoded by the exons ATgcagggcagtggggagagaCCGTGTCCCGGGACCGGGCCCCCGCCAGCTTTAGAAGTACAGGCGTTGGCCGGGGGCTCAGGGCTCGGGGTGCCCATGGCCAGGGCTCGCCAGCCCCACCTCGGGAGCCGAGGCTGGTTCCCAGCGCTACTGGACCCGCGGGGCCGCTCGGACTCCGTTCCCCAGCCGGCCCTTCGCTTTCACACGATCCGCGGTGACTGCACCAGCTCGAGCGCCTTTAAAGGGCCACACACGCCAGCCGCCGCTATAAAATGTTCCCAGCGGCACAGCTGCAGAAGGGGCACCGCTGAGCTGCCGAGAGGAGACTTGCTCCGCCCGGCAGCCCGTCCGCAGCCCGCCAGCGAAGGGTCGTTCCTGGCGAGGAGGAAGAAGGCTGAGGAAGGCACAGCTCTAGCGCTGG GGCAGGCGGCTTCACGGAG CACAACAGCCCAGCTGGCAGCATCACCTCCCACCAACTTATCCAACTTCTGCCAAGTCTCTGAAATGCCAACCACCTCGAGACCTGCACTTGATGTCAAGGGTGACACCTCACCTGTGAAGGAG gACGCCAGCAAAGACATGAGCTCTCTGGCCTACTCTAGCCTAGGGCTGAAAGATCGCAAAGCGGTAGCCATCCTGCACTACCCTGGGGCAGCCGCCAATGGAACCAAGGCCAGTGAGGCTGCCCCTGGTGCCTCGGGATCTGCATCTCCAATGGGCTCTCCTaccaccacccctcccaccaAACCCCCACCCTTTAATGTGCACCCAGCCCCCCACCTGCTAGCCAGTATGCAGCTGCAGAAACTTAACAGCCAGTATCATGGGATGGCCGCCACCACTCAGGCCCAACCTGGGGAGGCAGGGCCCCTGCAAAACTGGGGCCTGGGGGCTCAGGCGGGAGGTGCGGGGTCCCCCTCTCCTTCTGCTGGTGCCCAGAGCCCTGCTATCATTGATTCGGACCCAGTGGATGAGGAGGTGCTGATGTCGCTGGTGGTGGAACTGGGACTGGACCGGGCCAATGAGCTTCCGGAGCTGTGGCTGGGGCAGAATGAGTTCGACTTCACTGCGGACTTTCCATCTGGCTGCTGA
- the CITED1 gene encoding cbp/p300-interacting transactivator 1 isoform X2, whose amino-acid sequence MPTTSRPALDVKGDTSPVKEDASKDMSSLAYSSLGLKDRKAVAILHYPGAAANGTKASEAAPGASGSASPMGSPTTTPPTKPPPFNVHPAPHLLASMQLQKLNSQYHGMAATTQAQPGEAGPLQNWGLGAQAGGAGSPSPSAGAQSPAIIDSDPVDEEVLMSLVVELGLDRANELPELWLGQNEFDFTADFPSGC is encoded by the exons ATGCCAACCACCTCGAGACCTGCACTTGATGTCAAGGGTGACACCTCACCTGTGAAGGAG gACGCCAGCAAAGACATGAGCTCTCTGGCCTACTCTAGCCTAGGGCTGAAAGATCGCAAAGCGGTAGCCATCCTGCACTACCCTGGGGCAGCCGCCAATGGAACCAAGGCCAGTGAGGCTGCCCCTGGTGCCTCGGGATCTGCATCTCCAATGGGCTCTCCTaccaccacccctcccaccaAACCCCCACCCTTTAATGTGCACCCAGCCCCCCACCTGCTAGCCAGTATGCAGCTGCAGAAACTTAACAGCCAGTATCATGGGATGGCCGCCACCACTCAGGCCCAACCTGGGGAGGCAGGGCCCCTGCAAAACTGGGGCCTGGGGGCTCAGGCGGGAGGTGCGGGGTCCCCCTCTCCTTCTGCTGGTGCCCAGAGCCCTGCTATCATTGATTCGGACCCAGTGGATGAGGAGGTGCTGATGTCGCTGGTGGTGGAACTGGGACTGGACCGGGCCAATGAGCTTCCGGAGCTGTGGCTGGGGCAGAATGAGTTCGACTTCACTGCGGACTTTCCATCTGGCTGCTGA